GGCCGGGCGAGTTGCGCATGCCGACCAGGTACACGTCCCATGCGGGGAAGACCCCCCCGTGCGAGGCCGTGACCTGGACGGTGCGGGTTCGCCAGAAGCCGACCCGGTTGTTGTCGCTGTCGTTGTAGAAGTGGGCGTAGTACTGGCCGTCGGGCACGTCCTTGACCCGGTAGATCCCGCTGGCGTCGGTGGTGAGCCGATAAGTCCGGCCGGTGCGGTTGTTGATCACGGTCAGGGGGATGCCGCTCGCGGGCTCTCCCCGGGTCAGGACGGTGCCCGCCACCTCGCGCGCGCCCACCTCGGGCGGGGCGGGCGTGGCGTAGGGGTAGGGCGGCGTCGGGCCCGTGACCGGCGGCGGTGAGGTCACGGGCACGGGGGGAGGGGGCAACTCCACCGCGGGAGGGGAGGTAGGGGCGGCGGGAGGAGCGGGAGGGGGGCTCTTCGCCCCGCATCCCGCCCCGATGGCGGCCATCGTCAGCCCGCAAACCAGGTGAATCCTGCGCACCAAGGTCGGCACCTCCGCTTGTTCGGCCAAGGAGGCGTCACGCCTCAAGGCTCGATCGCTAGAAACGGTTCCGTCCCAACCCTAGCGACCCCACGCCCCTTGGGCCACGGGCAAAGCGGCCGAAAGATCTCGGCAGAGGATCAGAAGGCGCGCAGCATCTCGCCAGGGGCATTGGCGCCGAAGGCGTCCACCCCCAAGGCCGCCATGCGGCGGGCCTCGTCGGGGGTCCGCACCGTCCAGGCGAAGAGCGAGAGTTCCGCCGCGTGCGCGAGCCGGACCTGATCGGCGTCGACGGTCTCCACGCTCGGCCCGACGGCATCGGCCCCGGCCGCGCGGGCCATGGCCGCCGGATCGACGGGCAGGGCGTGATAGAGGACCCCGGCGCAGCAATCCGGCGCAAGACGCTTGAGCGCCTGAATCGCGAAGTGGTCGAAGGAGATGAAGAGGGCCCGGTGCGAAAGCCCCGCCTTGCGCACCTCGGCGACGACGGCCGCCTCGATGCCGGGATAGCGGCGCGAACCGGCCTTCAGCTCGATCACCACGACGGGCAGGGCGCCGCGCCGCTCGCCCTCCTCGTTCACCAGCGCCAGGAGCTCCGAGAGCAGGGGGATGGGCTCGCCCGAAAAGCGCGGCTCGTACCACCCCCCCGCGTCCAGCTCGCGCAGCGCGTGGTAGGGGTGATCGGCGAGTAGCCCCTGGCCGCTGGTGGTGCGCTCGAGGGTGAAGTCGTGCATCACGACCACCTGGCCGTCGGCGCTCAGGTGCACGTCGCACTCCACGCCGTCCGCCCCCTGGGCGAAGGCCTCGCGGAAGCTCGCGAGCGTGTTCTCGGGCGCGCAGGCCATCGCCCCCCGGTGACCGATCACCAGGGGGCGCGAAAGCGGGGTCTCGAGCGGGCGGGACGCCACGGGCCTAGTTGGAGGCCCAGTCCTTGGCGGCGACCTGGGCGAGCCTCGCGACGATCGCCTTGTCGTCGATGATGACGCCCATCTCGCGGTTCTTGGTCAGCGAGTTGGTGGTCAGGTTCTCCGAGCCGATGTAGGCCTTGGCGCCGTCGGCGATGACCAGCTTGGCGTGCAGGCCGACCGTCTTGATGAACTTGACGTCGGTGATGCCGGCATCCGCGAGCTGCTTGCGCTGCTTCTCGTTGCCGTCGTAGCCCGAGTCCTTCTCCGGGGCGTGGTAGGAGAGCTGGACGGTCACGTTGGCGCCGGCCTTCTTGCGAGCGGCCATGTGGGCGACCACGTCCACGTCGTCCATGAACTCCACCTGGACCGTGAGGTCCTTCTTGGCCGAGTCGATCAGCTTGAGGATGCGCTCCTTCGAGTTGGTCGGGCTGACGACCAGGTCCTCGTCCTTGGGCACGATGGGGCGCTCGTCCCAGTCGGCCTCGAAGATCTCGGTCAGCTCCTTGACGTCGGAGGGCGAGGTGTCAAAGACCAGGTACTCGCGGTTCTTCTGGAAGGCGGCGGCCGAGAAGTTCATCGTCATGATGAAGGCGCCCTTGCCGTCGATGATCATGGACTTCTGGTGGGTGAAGACGAACTGCGGGCTGGAGCGCTTGACCCGCACGCCGTTCGCGGTCAGCACCTCGAGGGCGGCGCGGTTGACGTTGATGGAGGGCTTGGGCAGCTCGCCGGGCTTGGGCATGACGGGCATCACGAAGGGCTGGTTCTCGAGGATGATCCGCACGTCGAGGCCGGCCTTGGACTTGGCGATCAGCGCGTCGGTGATCTCCTTGGTCACGCCCGAGTAGGTCAAAAGGTACATCTCGAGGAGGATCGACTTCTTGGCGCCGTTGATCGCGTCGAGGATGGGCTGGTGGCCGGACTCGGGCATCACCATCAGGGACAGCTCGCCGGGCTTGTGCGCCTTGGCCGTCAGCTTGGTCTGATCGACGGAGCCCGCGGAGAGCATGGGCACGCCGCACCCCGTCAGCAGGCTGAGGCCGGCGGCGGCGGTGACCAGGAGGTGCTTGAGCGGGCGGCGATTGTGCATCGTGCGGTCCTTTCCCTTGAAGGAAATCTCAACGCGGCTTAACTGTTCGTTAATGCCTATTGGGGTTATCGCCCGTTGAACGAAAAAGTTGCGTGTGAATTTTCCAGGACTCGCGCCCTGACGTCTTGTCCGGCATGCGCTTTTCACCTAGCATGAGGGGGTCATGTTTCAGCAAACGCTTGATGCCACGCCCTTCATCTCCTCGGCACTCGCGCCCGCGGTCGCGATCTCGGCGTGCGCGATCCTGGCCTCCAACGCGCAGAGCAAGTACTCGTCGCTGGTGGACCGCATCCGCACCCTGAACGCCGAGCGGCGCGAGTTCCAGCACCTGGATCCGATCTCGGTGGCCGATTCGCTGCGGATCAAGAGCCTGGATCGGCAGATCGCCCTGATCTTTCGGCGCGCCCGGCACATGCGCGACGCGATCTTCCTGCTCTACGCGGCGATCGCCTGCATCATCTCGACGTCGTTCCTGATCGCGGCCATCCAGTACTTCCAGATCAAGACCCTGGGCCACGCCCCCAAGGTCACCTTCCTGAGCGGGCTGGTGCTGGTGCTCGCGGCACTCGTCAAGGAGCTCCTGGAGGTGCGCCTCACCTTCCGGGTGGTGCGCTACGAGCTGGGGCTGTTCGACCCGGACGCGGCCAAAGAGGCCGAGCGCAGTTTCCGCGGCGTCTGAGCAAACCGTGGCGAAAAAAACCAGCCTGAAGCCTCCCCGCCCCTCGGTGGGGCGGGGGATCAAGCGAGCGCCAATCTCAAGTCTGACCTGATTACCCCTCGACGGGCGTCGCGTTGAGCCGGGCCACGGGGCCCAGGAGGGTGTAGGCCGCCGCCACGGCGAAGCAGCCCGAGGCCAGGCCCAGGGCCAGCCGAAGCCCGATGAAGTCCGAGAGGCTCGTCAGCACCAGCCCCGCGACCGGCATCAGGCCGAAGGTGGCAAGGCCTGCGATCGAGGAGACCCGCCCGCGCAGGTGGTCCGGCGCCCGCTCCAGCATGGTGGTGTTGGCCAGCCCGAAGAAGGTCGAGCTCGACACGGCCAGCAGGGCGATCAAGGGGGCCGCCATCGCGAAGTTGGCCGCCGCCGAGAGGCCCAACAGCGCGAGCACCATCCCCGTGCAGGCGAGCCCGATGCGCCCGAGGCGCTTCTCGCGCGCGACGTTGAGCAGGCCCAGCGCGCCGCCGAGCGAGCCCGCCCCCGTGATCGCCATCAACAGGCCCATCCCGTCGGGACCGAGGCCCAGGGTCCTGGTCGCGTACAGCGGCATCAGGATGGCGGTCAGGGGAAAGACGAAGACCGTGTTCGCCGCCATCAGGCCGATCATCGCGAGGGTCATGCGATCGGATCGCACGTAGGCGATGCCCTCCTTCATCCCGCTCGATCGCGCGGCCTCCTCGGCCTCGGTCCCCACCGCGCGCGGCTTGAGGGTGGTCAGGGACGTGATGAGCGCGAGGAAGCTCGCGGCGTTGACGAAGTAGGCGATCGCCGCCCCGAAGGCCCCGATCACCCAGCCCGCCACGGCGGGCCCCACCAGGCGCGTCGCGTGGAACACCGTCCGGTCCATGGCGATCGCGTCACCGATCTCGTCCTTCTCGACCAGCTCAGGCACCAGCGCCGAGACCGCGGGCATCTCGAAGGCCTGCACGACGCC
This genomic stretch from Pantanalinema sp. harbors:
- a CDS encoding carboxypeptidase-like regulatory domain-containing protein codes for the protein MTSPPPVTGPTPPYPYATPAPPEVGAREVAGTVLTRGEPASGIPLTVINNRTGRTYRLTTDASGIYRVKDVPDGQYYAHFYNDSDNNRVGFWRTRTVQVTASHGGVFPAWDVYLVGMRNSPGQGQSVSFPFTARFEPYPLAITYRFRIHDRGGPGGQALFISELIPAKGLRTFTFDGASNQGSQGAQSVAALGSGRYLWGYQWDSGMAGEGGCLFQDFSAGR
- a CDS encoding glycerophosphodiester phosphodiesterase family protein, whose translation is MASRPLETPLSRPLVIGHRGAMACAPENTLASFREAFAQGADGVECDVHLSADGQVVVMHDFTLERTTSGQGLLADHPYHALRELDAGGWYEPRFSGEPIPLLSELLALVNEEGERRGALPVVVIELKAGSRRYPGIEAAVVAEVRKAGLSHRALFISFDHFAIQALKRLAPDCCAGVLYHALPVDPAAMARAAGADAVGPSVETVDADQVRLAHAAELSLFAWTVRTPDEARRMAALGVDAFGANAPGEMLRAF
- a CDS encoding phospholipase D-like domain-containing protein, whose amino-acid sequence is MHNRRPLKHLLVTAAAGLSLLTGCGVPMLSAGSVDQTKLTAKAHKPGELSLMVMPESGHQPILDAINGAKKSILLEMYLLTYSGVTKEITDALIAKSKAGLDVRIILENQPFVMPVMPKPGELPKPSINVNRAALEVLTANGVRVKRSSPQFVFTHQKSMIIDGKGAFIMTMNFSAAAFQKNREYLVFDTSPSDVKELTEIFEADWDERPIVPKDEDLVVSPTNSKERILKLIDSAKKDLTVQVEFMDDVDVVAHMAARKKAGANVTVQLSYHAPEKDSGYDGNEKQRKQLADAGITDVKFIKTVGLHAKLVIADGAKAYIGSENLTTNSLTKNREMGVIIDDKAIVARLAQVAAKDWASN
- a CDS encoding DUF2721 domain-containing protein, coding for MFQQTLDATPFISSALAPAVAISACAILASNAQSKYSSLVDRIRTLNAERREFQHLDPISVADSLRIKSLDRQIALIFRRARHMRDAIFLLYAAIACIISTSFLIAAIQYFQIKTLGHAPKVTFLSGLVLVLAALVKELLEVRLTFRVVRYELGLFDPDAAKEAERSFRGV
- a CDS encoding MFS transporter: MSVLRPGPFRRYMIGEGISVAGTWMQNMAQGWVMAQLTHSAFMLGLVNFASGVPMLLLTMTGGVFADRHDKRAILIVAQLVQIATALAMGWLLLTGKVAMWHVMAIAVVLGVVQAFEMPAVSALVPELVEKDEIGDAIAMDRTVFHATRLVGPAVAGWVIGAFGAAIAYFVNAASFLALITSLTTLKPRAVGTEAEEAARSSGMKEGIAYVRSDRMTLAMIGLMAANTVFVFPLTAILMPLYATRTLGLGPDGMGLLMAITGAGSLGGALGLLNVAREKRLGRIGLACTGMVLALLGLSAAANFAMAAPLIALLAVSSSTFFGLANTTMLERAPDHLRGRVSSIAGLATFGLMPVAGLVLTSLSDFIGLRLALGLASGCFAVAAAYTLLGPVARLNATPVEG